In the genome of Deltaproteobacteria bacterium, the window GGGGAAGGAAAGGGGGAACGGGCACGGGATCCGCCTCACAGATGAAGCACATGCTGGTGAGGCACAGAAAAACAGCGGCGCACAACAGGACCGAGGCACCATATACGATGGGCCGGCGTACCATGAAACGTCCCCTTATCGGTCATTTACATAATTCATGCCGCCGGGAAAACCCAAAACCGTGATTGGTAAGGCCCTCATAATTTCTTCAAGAACCCTGATCAAGGCCGAAGGCATCATGAAGGACCCGGACGGCCAGTTCCGTATATTTTTCCTCGATGACACAGGATATTTTTATTTCCGAGGTGCTGATCATCAGGATATTTATATTCTCGCCCGCCAGCGCGTCGAACATATGGGACGCCACACCGGCATGACTTTTCATCCCGACACCGACAATCGAGATCTTGGAGATGTTCTCGTCATATTCCACCGACTGGGCACCCACATCAGAAGCGACGGAATCCAGCAATTTCTTTACGTCCCGGACATCCTTTCTCGACACGGTAAAGGTCATATCCGTATAACCCTCGATGCTGGCGTTCTGTATGATCATATCGACGACGATATCCCTGTCGGAAAGAGGCGTGAACAGACGTGCCGCCACACCCGGCTTATCCGGCACATGAATAACGGTCACCTTTGCCTGGTTCTTATCATAGGTGACTCCCGAAACAACAAGATCTTCCATATCGCTGTCCTCCATTGTGACAAGGGTTCCTTCGTCATCGTTAAAGGATGAACGGACATACAGGGGAACCTTATATTTTTTCGCCAACTCCACGGAACGATTCTGCAGGACCTTTGCTCCCGCACTGGCAAGCTCGAGCATCTCGTCATAGGATATTTTTTTCAGTTTCCTGGCTTTGCCGTACACATTCGGATCCGTCGTATAGACACCGGCAACATCAGTGAATATCTCACAATAATCAGCCTTGAGTGCCGCAGCAATGGCAACGGCGCTTGTGTCCGACCCCCCTCTTCCCAGTGTGGTGATATTGTCCTTGCTGTCAACACCTTGAAACCCCGCGACGACAACGATACCGCCCGCCTGTATCTCCTTCATGATCATGTCGGTATCGATATTAACGATCCGTGCGCTCGAATAGGTGCTGTCCGTCCGGATTTTCACCTGGTGACCGAGAAATGACCGTGCCCGACATCCTTCGTTCAAAAGCATCATGGCGAGCAACGCGACGGTCACCTGTTCACCCGAAGAAACGAGCATGTCGTATTCCCGCCTGACCGGATCATTGTTCGCCGCCTTGTTCGCCAGGGCGATCAAACGGTCCGTTTCTCCCGCCATTGCAGAGAGCACAACCACCACGTCGTTTCCCTTTTCCCTCGTTCTG includes:
- a CDS encoding aspartate kinase — encoded protein: MALIVQKYGGTSVGDLEKIRNVAARVIRTREKGNDVVVVLSAMAGETDRLIALANKAANNDPVRREYDMLVSSGEQVTVALLAMMLLNEGCRARSFLGHQVKIRTDSTYSSARIVNIDTDMIMKEIQAGGIVVVAGFQGVDSKDNITTLGRGGSDTSAVAIAAALKADYCEIFTDVAGVYTTDPNVYGKARKLKKISYDEMLELASAGAKVLQNRSVELAKKYKVPLYVRSSFNDDEGTLVTMEDSDMEDLVVSGVTYDKNQAKVTVIHVPDKPGVAARLFTPLSDRDIVVDMIIQNASIEGYTDMTFTVSRKDVRDVKKLLDSVASDVGAQSVEYDENISKISIVGVGMKSHAGVASHMFDALAGENINILMISTSEIKISCVIEEKYTELAVRVLHDAFGLDQGS